Below is a window of Eschrichtius robustus isolate mEscRob2 chromosome 13, mEscRob2.pri, whole genome shotgun sequence DNA.
TTGCATAGAGAGGATTTCAGCGAGGGCTGGGTATTTTCATGAATACACTTGGGCCGTATCCGCAAGGGCATGTGCTGGAACAGTGCATGGAGGCTGCCCACGATCACAAACCCACAGGCCAGGCGTGTGCACACGTACAccgtgcaaacacacacacacacttccagtGAGAAGGCACATTGAATATCTCCTTTATATATTGGGGCCTTTGAAAACAAGAATTTCAGATTTGAACTTAGCGGGGAACTCAGTCCACAGAGGAAGCTGAGGGCAGAGCGGTTCCCGTGGCCTCGCCATCACAAATGTCCCTTTGAAAAAAGAGCGGAGAGCGCAGCGCGGGGCTTCTCGACGGGGCTAGAGGGGccgttttccattttcctttggtGTGATGAAATGCTCCGTCCTTTCCCGCACACACCAACATCACAGCTAGAGACCGAAGGGTCACATTCCTATTCATTCCTCCCGATTTCCTCTCCACCAGGTCCACAGTCCAGCTCCATCGGCCCACCCGCGAAGCCCCAGGCGGGGCGAGGTGTGGCTCAGCGGCGGGGGGTGAGCGCCGAAGCCGAGGGTTTCAGCGCCTGGCTTTCTAGGGCGGGATCGCTTCATCGCTTCGGCGATGTAATTACTACGTTTCCAGTAGTGCATATTCTCCTGGAGTGTTTAATTTGGTTTTATTTGTGTCTCAGCgagattcacattttttttttcgggggaggagggagaagcgaCCCCAGGCTTAAAGTTAATTAACCAACAAGGCTCTACTTTGAGGCGCCCGCCCGCAGGCTCTCGCCTCGTCGCCTCCCTCCCTGCTCCGGGTGCGCCCCAGTCTTGGACCCGGCAGTTTCAGGCGCGGAAGGTCTTGGGGAACCCAGCGAAAGAGTGGGAAATCGTTCAGAGCATGCGGACCCTTCTCTGGCGCTTTCAACGCCCTGAGTCCTGAACTTTCGCCTCCAGCCTTCCCACTCTCTCAGGTCTCTGGGGGGCCTACATCTTCTTCAGCTGGTCTCCTTGACGAAGGgaacttttccttctctttccactCTTCGCTAAATTTTGGCCGCATAAAGCCCCTAATAAATGGAATTGTAAAATTGCTGGGTTAAATCTATATCTCATTGCAATAGGAACAGTTAATGCCCTTATATAAACCTGGAAAAGAACCtactattgattttatttattgctgGGCCGCCTGCACCCAGAGCCTTTCTGCTGTTCTGCCCCTTACTCCCAAAGGCTGGGGGACCCGTCTTTGGGTTCTGGCCCGTGAAGACGGATCTGGCGTTGAGCTAGACCATTCCCGGACCCGGGAGGGAGCCCCAGGAACGGGGTGGCCATTTCAGGCCCTTTGTTTCGCCCGGTTGCCCCACTCAGCCCGGTCCACGTCGCCCGGGTTCTCCACGCGGAACCGGACCCCGCACTGCACAGGAGGGGAAGCCAGGGCCTCTGCACCACCCCTACACCTGCGGGGGGAAAAAACGGCAGACCTCTCCACCCACCTACCCCCACCAGGCAGGCCGCAGGCAGACGCGGGGACCAAGGTCACACGACCCAGTCTAGACTAGCCAGGCCATGTTTGCTTTCCTCCTTTTACCTTGACCTTGGAACTCCGGAGGCAGGGAAGCCAGTTTCCTAGCCAAGAGCCGGCTCCCAGCAAGACCCACCTTCCCCTccactcctctctcctccttccaccATCATCGCCCTCGACACACACTCAAGCTGGCCTGCTCATGTTCCAAGCTTCCTGATATATTTTTCCTCCTACTGCCAGCCCAGTCCAAAGCCTGCTTTCTGGAACTCTGAGGTGACCCTTCCGAATGAAGATCACCCTGATAAAGATTGCATCTCTTATCCTAACTCACCCACGCCAGGGCGCTCTCCATCGTCCAACACCACCTTGCCCCTACCGGTAGAAGGGAGGCGGCCCGTGGGCCAGATCTCAGTACAGACCTGGCCATTTGCTCTCAAGTTGAAGGGATCCAGTGGGTTCGGCTTAGCCCGAGGCTATTTCCTGGCCACGGCCTGTGCGCGGTCTGGACAGGAGCACCCAGCATTTAAAATCTTTGGCAGAGGCAGGAAAGAGGGAGATGCTGTAGcccctctccccttttttctctctctctttattacCTCTTCTCCTCAGGGAGGCCCTGTGCTGAAAGGGAACTTGGCTCAGTCCCACGGAGATGCTCTCTGGAAAGGGGTGCCTCTACTGAGGCACCAAACTGAGCACAGGAAGCCCGACAAGTCTGGAGattgggaggagagaagaggggggGGCTTTTTTAGAAAATTAGTAAGTTggtgttaattttttctttgaaaagattgggTAGTTTCAAAGCATCGAAACACTTCACATTAAAAGGGAGTGACCCCAAGAATGCTATGGGAGCTAAAGTTGGGGTTATTCAGCTGGGAACTGCATTGATCCCGGCTCTGCCTGGCCCCTCAGCCTATGGCCGGCTCAACCCAGGCGGCCTAGGGCGGAGGCGAATCCGCGGGCTGGGCTCGGGCCTCCTGGGGTCTCCCAGAGTAGCGCCTGGGAAATGTCCCTCCAAAGGGGCAGCGCTGCCGACTCTCCCTCATCCCACGTTTCCTTTTGTACACGGATCTGAGAGCGCGTGCTCTTCTTGTTCACATCAAGAGCTTTTCAGCTTTCCTAGACCGAatccctgctcctcctcccccttttctttgaaaaatctCACTCCGAGTCTTTTAATTTCTATTGTATATTGAAATACCCGTCTATTCTATTGCccccatttctcttctttattctatCTCAATTTTTCATTGAGAGCATCCCGCCCTCCGTGTGATGATGTTTGTGTTTGGGGGCTACTACATCCTCCTAGCCTTCGCTGCTCCGCTGGAGGAAGACCTGCGGGCAACGAGCCTAGAGAGGGTCCCTCTTAGACAACTGGGGCTTTGGGGAAAGTGGCTGAAAGTCGGAAATGGAAACACAATCCCGGCATCAAAGTCTTGCTGCTCGGTGTCGGGTTCTTTCCAGCCGGAGCTCCCAGGGAGTCAGCCAAGGCCAGACCCGGGGCTCCCCACGCCCTGCCGGTGCGCTTCCGCCTGCTTTccagtttttttatttattaagaaaaaaaaaaatacggtgTCTCCCCCGACTCTTAGCTCCAAGCCCCAATCCAGTCACAGCGATCTTTTTGGGTAGGAATCAGTCTCCCCCACACGCCTCCTAAGCCTAGTGGGAGGCGCCCAGGAACAGTCCTGGTCTTGCCAGACCCCTTTGCGTCGGCCAAATTCAGCCTCCCCCTCCTCATTCTCCCTCCCCGAGGCCGGCCAGGGGGCGTTGCCCTGTCCCTTTAAatctcccagctccctcctcttTGCCCCTCCTGAGAGCCAATCAGCAGAGACCTCTTCCCTTTCGCCCCGCCCCACCTCTAGGGGTGGGAACCCCAGGAGACCCGGCCAGGGCATCACGTGCACGGGTGGCGTCACGTGGGCTCGGGAGGGTTGCAGAGGGGAGGCTGGCGGGAGCCGGTGATTTCTTAATGAAATGTCCCCGCATGCGTAGAGGGCATGTAGGGAGGGAGGTGGAAgcaccaggaggaggaggaggggaggggtagagagagaagggaggagggatgggggaggggaaaagggagcGAGGTGTCTCCCCAGCTCGCAGCCTCTGGCAAgtggagtttttaaaaagctcGAGCAGATCATGTCATGACGACTTCGCTGCTCCTGCATCCTCGCTGGCCGGAGAGCCTTATGTACGTCTATGAGGACAGCGCGGCGGagagcggcagcggcggcggcggcggcggcggcgggggaggcggcggcgcgggcggcgCGGGGGTTGGCTGCAGCGGAGCGAGCCCCGGCAAAGCCCCGAGCATGGACGGGCTGGGCAGCAGCTGCCCGGCCAGCCACTGCCGCGACCTGCTTCCGCACCCCGTGCTGGGCCGCCCGCCGGCTCCCCTGGGCGCCCCTCAGGGCGCCGTCTACACGGACATTCCGGCCCCGGAGGCGGCGCGCCAATGCGCCCCGCCGCCGGCGCCCCCCACCTCGTCCAGCGCCACCCTGGGCTACGGCTACCCTTTCGGTGGCAGCTATTACGGCTGCCGCCTGTCGCACAACGTGAACCTGCAGCAAAAGCCTTGCGCCTACCACCCGGGCGATAAGTACCCCGAGCCGTCGGGCGCCCTGCCGGGTGACGACCTGTCCTCCAGGGCCAAGGAGTTCGCCTTCTATCCCAGCTTCGCCAGCTCCTACCAGGCGATGCCCGGCTACCTGGACGTGTCTGTGGTGCCTGGGATCAGCGGGCACCCGGAGCCGCGTCACGACGCGCTCATCCCCGTCGAAGGCTACCAGCACTGGGCTCTCTCCAACGGCTGGGACAGTCAGGTGTACTGCTCCAAGGAGCAGTCGCAGTCCGCCCACCTCTGGAAGTCTCCCTTTCCAGGTAAGGAAGGGGCCcgagcgccgccgccgccgccagggACCcgtcccagccccgcctgccccggggcTCCGCGCCCCAGCCACCCCCGCCGTCTGGCCCCGGCGCGCCGGCTCTGCTGGGCTGCCGATGGAGCCGGCCGGGCGAGCTGCGCTGAGGAATGCGCCGGGGAAGAAATCTGCTCCGACACGTTCCCCGGAGCTGCCGGGCGGAGAGTGAAGCAATCACAGGCGCCCGAGCGCCCGGCCGCCGGCTCCGCTCCAGTCGGGAGCttgtctcctcctcccccagcggGCTCCAGTCTCACGCGCGGCTCTTGGCCTCCTAAGCCCGCTTCCGGCCaggaatggggggtggggtgggccttGGGTGCCTTGGAATCCAAAACCACTAGGACAAAACGCTCAACCCACCGATTAACTgcggaaaaaaataagaacaccCAAACATTTTGTTTGCCTGAACGTCCAAGATCATTCAGGCACTGCAGGCACTGGACAgtttttgttgtcgttgtttttAAATAGGGGTCTAATTTGCCGGGATCGACAGAAATGtaggatgttttcttttttattttcttttcttgatttattttaagaatttggcCACGAATTTCCTGATTGTTAAAGGAACAAGAGAGCTAAAAtctctggagaaggtgtggagaaaagggagttcACATCCCTCTCCTGGATTATAAAATTCTTTGCCTCTCTGGTGTACTGAGCTCAAATCCTGTGGGTGTTCGCACTACCAACTCCCCCAAATGCGGGGGAGAAAGAGAGTTACCCATGCCTTAGACACAGGGGAGTGTCTCTTTCTCTTAGAGGGGAGTGAGGAtgagggtggggcggggcgggtgggggggagaCCTGCTTTGGAAGGATCTGAGGTCCAGGCCCAGGAGGGGGACCCCTCTGTATTGTCTGGCTCCATATGCGGTGGGGGATTGGAATTTACTGGTGTTCTGTTCCCTTTCCAATTGAGGCTATCTCTGAACAGGAAGGGATCCTGCAAACCACCACCCCCCACTCCACAGGGGAAAAGACCAGTTCCAGGTTTCTCAAAACCACATCAGGAGCTTTGTATTCAgctttttgctgagaaatcaggaTTCAGGGTCTAGTGAATCCAGAGCTTGAGTCTGCTCTTGCTATATATGAGCAGAGCTCAGTGGGAGAGGGCTGACTGGCTCCATTCTGATGCCTACAGGGGTCCTGGGGCCCCAGAACAGCCATATATGTCTCCCCATACTGCCCAGAGCCCCCCCCCCTCCCAGCTCTACATGTGGACCCAGGGACATTTTCATTGGGAAGTATAGACCTGAAGACCTCCTAAGGGTGGGCCTGAAATTCCTCTGCATCCGGGATTGGGGCAAGGgcagatggttaaaaaaaaaattactgaatgaTGTTAGAAAGTGTAGCAAATAACATTCTTGTAAATATTATAAGATGACTTAGTATAACACAGCTGACCAAGGTGGGACCCACACTAGACACCCAATTTCTGGCTGCCAGAAGATTTAGGATGATAGAATTTTAGTACATGGTATCATGCGTTACCTACTCTGCACtgactatatttttatataatatgatTTCTGTTATTAACCACCTAATATGAAACACATAATAACACTTTTCTAGAAGATAGGCAACTCACATGTAGGTGTACAATAATGTGTTGTGGAGATATGGCCCTTTAATTTCCCATCTCACCCAGATGGGAAACTGCTTAGGAGATGGGGGTTTAGCAGGAATTCCTGGAGCATCAGTAGCTGGTAGCCAACAGGCCATGCTAAGGAGCTGAAGGACAGAGGGCCAGATGCCCACCAAGCCCACTGTGGGCAGAGGCACAAGTCTAGAGCAGTGGGCAGTGGGTTTAGTGTGAAGAGGGGATGAGAGGGAGCTGCTCTGGCATTGCTGTGTATGCATGTGGAGCGAGGTGGGAGTGAGAGATTGGAGAGAAGCTCAGAAATATCTTTGAGCAAAATAAACATCTTAAagattcccagaaaaaaaaaaaactaaaagtaagcACTTTTTTATCACAGCCTCCTAGAGAAAAATATCTTtgacataaaaaaatatatagcccAACTGAGATTTAATACACTTGCAAATTATGGCATGGAAGTGGATATAAAAACCCAGTGCATCTCAACAGCTATGTGCTCACACACTCCCGGTGTGGAAATAGAATCGGGCTGGTGTATCTCAGTGAGTGCAGAGGTCCAGGCAAAAGGCAGATGAATAAGAAATTATCTTCAAATACCCTCCATCTTTCTACCCACACAGAGCTCTTTCAAAGTAGTGAGATTTCCAGATAACTCTGTCTATGCAATTGTGGTTTGTTCGGCAGCATCTAGGCATAAACACTACTGTCTCTTTTCAGTGCCTCTGGCTCTGAGAGACCTCATCTATGGCAGTCTGGGCTGGTGTGGGAGATGAAGGCAATTGTTCAGAAAGATCCAGATAATTAGGGCCAAGATGAGTTGTGGCTTCTTCCTTTACCCAATTATCTAGACCCTTGCTTctttgctctttgtttttcttcctataGTGCGTATagacagtttttaattttgacagagagaggcagaaattccaagagagaagcagagaggaggggggcggggtgggggagacagggagagacagagagagacagataggATGGGGGGAGAGagtaagagagagaaggaaataatgGGCTCTTTGGGCCATACTGGAAGTCTCTACTGACAAGTCTTTGGAATTTGGTTGAGAAGAGTGGCTAGGATTTCTAGCTGAACAAGGTCCTCTTCGGAGGACCAGAGCCCTGTTTTGGGAGTGGGTGGTCAAGAGCCAGTGGGCAGTAGGAACATGTACACAGGACCCCAAGAGAGAGCTATGGCTGAGCATTGATCTGATTTTTATCTGCTCCTCAAAAGTGTCTGTTAGGTTCCCAGGTATgaagtgggtgtgtgtgtgtgtgtgtgtgtgtgtgtgtgtgtgtgtgtgtgtgtgtgtgtatgtatgtgtgtgcgccCACACGCTCTGAAGGGAGATTAGGGAAAGGTTGATTGTAAAATTAATCACCAAGTCCTCTACTTACTTTAGGCAGCATAGACACAACTCGAGGCCTAAGCTTCCAGAtgtttccacatctgcagatcCCACTTCCTTTCCAGACAAGACAGCAGACAATGAAAGGGGGCTTCTTTGAGAAGGCAAGACTGAAGGTATTTCCCCAGTTGGCCAAAACAACCAGCCGTTAGGTCTGATCCACGAAAAACTTGGCCAAATCAACTCTTGGCATTCTGTAGAGAAAAATAACCAATTTGGACCAGTTATCTGcttttttaaaactgattttttagGGTTTGTTGATTAAGCCTCATTGGAAATTTATAGTTGGGGTTTAGGAGACCCAGACTTGGGTAGATAATTGTGAGCATTTCCAGAaagtgaagtttaaaaaaatcagggaCAATTATCTGGTTAATTCAGGAAACCAAACCCACTTTTATCCCAtttgctctccaggaaaaaggagGTATTTTAAAGCTAAATTGTACCAGGTGGTCTGTTTCCATTTTAGAACTTACTGTCTCATTATGTTGAGTCCAAAAATCTGGGTTTAaaatctggctctgccacttaagtTCTTTTACctactctgagcctcagattccttgTCTTGTAAAATGGGTTTAATAAAATAAGACTGGAAAAAATGTTCCGAGGATTAAAAAAGAGCCTCACGGTATCATTACTGACCCTCTCTGTTTTACTCTTATTCCAGAATCATCAGTTTCTCAAATCATAGTTACATCTGTAAGAGTAAGACACATTTGAGAACtgagagacttttaaaaattatcttgtgcaaaaaaaaaaaatcctttttaacATAAAGGATCTGCTCTGCTAAAgtgaagttgttttgttttgcagatttaaaaaaaaagaaaaacaaaaacttggcCTATTCCTACATAGGCAGAGAAAAGTGACAAGTCCCACAATTTTCCTGAAAAATTGTCGTCGTGAAGACAGCCAGACCAGGCCATCGGAACCCCCTCCCTCCCATATTCTTTCTGTGTACTTTATTCCCCCCCTGCATTTGATGGTGACCTCTTCTCTCCCCATCCTTGTCAGGGACAAGGGTCCCTGAGAGAGAGCAGACCCAATGAGAAAGGGTATAAGGAAGGTGTTTCATGAGGGCGGGATGGGGGGGCAGTGAGAACAAGCATTTCAGGAAGAGCTTTGTGTCCTCATTCTAGACTGTGTCTACACTTCCAAAGGGCAGTAAGAATGAAGGGGAAATCTCAAATATTCAGTCCTACTCATTAAATCCTGCATGAAGAAGTCTGCCAATtacgtttttaaaaattgaagggtGAGTTACTCAGATAATTTTCCTAGTTCCCCACTTCCCCTTGAAAGTGTTGCTATGATCTTTTTATTGACAGAGGTGAGGGTGGAGTGGAAGGGGGGATATAAGTGACTCATATTGCCTGTGACATTCTCAGAGCATGAAGAAATTGAACTAGTAGTGGGATGACAAGGTATTTAgaatttaggattagggttcctgcATGGGGTGGGGACAGTCTCCTTCAGCCTCAGAGGAATGACAAGGATAGCACATTGGAGCAGAATTTGCAGTTTTGGTGAGTGGACGTTTATGGGGGCAAGGGAGGGGCACTGATTTCTTTTTATAGAAGGCTTACGTGAACAGCTGGTTTCAACCCAAGAAGGGCTCTCTTGGTGTCTCCTCTGGTGGGCACACACCCGGGTGTGGACCCTCTACTTCTAGGGACCTGATTCCCTACATCTCAGTGCTAGGACTTCCCACCTTGGATGTTACTAAGTGGCTCACAACACTGGACTCCTAGAGATTGGctcccaggcagtctggcttcacCTGGCCACTTTTCTTCTCTCTAGCTGTCAGTGCTGGCCTCAGATTCCTAGTGCAGAGCCAGTGACCAAAGGCTAGAGGCCCCACTTGGGGGTCTGTGCCCACTGAAACTGTCTCCCTGCCTGCCATGCCCTCCCTCAAACATACAAAAGAACACCTTCCTCTGATAATGGGGCAGAGTATAAACTGACCCATGCCCAAATGATCTAACTGCAGGAGAGAGGGATTTTCCTGAATACCTGCAATCCTGCAGGCTAGCAGACCAGGGTGCCATTTGGAGGGACCCCTCTAAGGGAACGAGGATTCTAATAAGGAGTGCTGTGTAGAGCCATGCTGGAAgctgaggcaaaaggaaaaatcagtaataCTGGTCccgtatttatttaaaattttcatattttgtcCACCATGGATTTTTGggcattcatttatatattttaaaacattgcattaaaatatcatttatcttGGTTACTGAGTTTTGGGCGCCCCCTCCTTTAAAGTTTGCACCAGAGGCAATACCCCAGGGTCCTCACCTAAGTCGTGGCCTTGCTAATAACAGAGGTGCAAAAGATTTGGGGACAATCCATCAGCTCCCTTTGAGTCCCTGCCGGAACCTGTGCCTCCGCAGCCGCGCAGACTTGAGGCCCCTCGCAGGGTCCTGGGTCCAACCATGCGACTCACTTCTTGCCGCCCGCCTTCTCTCTCCCCCCAGACGTGGTCCCCCTACAGCCCGAGGTCAACAGCTACCGGCGCGGGCGCAAGAAACGCGTGCCCTACACCAAGGTGCAGCTGAAGGAGCTAGAGAAGGAGTATGCGGCCAGCAAGTTCATCACCAAAGAGAAGCGCCGGCGCATCTCGGCTACCACGAACCTCTCGGAGCGCCAGGTCACCATCTGGTTCCAGAACCGGCGGGTCAAAGAGAAGAAGGTGGTCAGCAAATCAAAAGCGCCTCATCTTCACTCTACCTGACCGCCCACCCAGCCGCCCGCCCCGTCTATTTATGTCGCCGATTTGTATCATATCGGAACACACCGAAGGACGCTTTTCGGGTACAGACAAATATTTAATGTTAACCAGAAAGAGGAACCGCTCCGCTGGGAGGCAGAGGGTATCAGAGGGTGTGCTCTGCCGCCCTctactccccaccccatcctcaaCCCTCACCCCTATGCAGATGGCACCTACCCCGCCTCAGCCGCTTTGGAGGTGGGTCCGGGCGGGCGGGCGTGGGAGGAAGGCAGCCTGCCTCCACTCCCTCTGGCCGTCGCCCCTCGCCTTGCCAGAACGCCCGAGTGGCAGCGAAGAGCCCAATCATTCCAGCCAAAGCAGAGTTGGGGAACCCCGAATGACCCTATTTTTGCCTCATCCTTTGCCCGGGCAGGTAGACGACCCCCCTGAGGGTGCGACCCCGAGCAGGACCTGGCGAGCTCCTACTTTCCTTCCAGTCCTTCCTCCTGTTCCCTGTCCCTCTGGCACTCTTTAGTTAGGCAAGATTTCCCAGTTAAGATTTTTCTgtgcatattttaaaagtcacattAATATTAATGATAAGTATTAGGGATCTGGCATCGTGATTGGAGTACAGACAGCGcttaggttttctttctttcctgtttcaaCAAAAGCTGGAATTGGCTGAGGAGCCACCTACCCTTCTCCCTGACCTGGATCAAGGAACTGAGTTTCTGAGGAGCCACCTTTGCCCCCATGGCCTCCTCTGTTCTGCTTCTCAATCAACATGAGGAAATCCAGGGAAGACAGAAACTCCCACCATGCTGCTAAAtctgtcttctctccttctctctctctttctctctctgtggtgAGGCTGAGGATCAGGCCAGGCACAGAAGCAGAACTTTTTTCTAGGGAGCGGACAAGCTTCTCTTCCAAGGGGATGGAGAGCCGGTCCCCCAGCAGATTCCCTCTCCAGTTGCTTCTCCATCAAGGCAGTAGCTGAGAAGGCCTCACATTTTCACTTTTACTCATTGTCCAGAGGACAGCAGTTTTTCTTCCAGGAGACCAAAATAGCTGGCTCCCAATTAGCCAGCTAACGTAGACGCTGCCTGACATTTCCCTCCTCAAAGGCCAACTTGGTGCTGGGGGATGGGGGCTCACCTTCTCCCTTCCCACTGGTGCATTACAAAACAGTGTTCTTTTGAAATGTTCATCCAaaataggctttttaaaaatgttgtgtaTCTGTATATAGTATTGTGATGTCTGAATGACAATGTACTgaatgcaaaaaggaaaaaaaacccacaaacctgtttttaaaataaaatcttttttttttttttgccttgattTTATTGCTCAGATTCCTTCTGAAACTCCTTCTATCCACTGGCTCTTGGGGTAGGCTCTGTTGCCCTGACTCAGCCAGAATGGGCAGGGGGAAGAGTAGAGAGAACACCCCCAGCTGGATAGATCCCAAATTTATATTCTGCTCCACTTAAGGTTTTTAAGTGAGTTATTCAGATTGTTGATACTATCTAGAcaggagaaaactctttcccatcCTGATTCCCCAAATAGATGAGTATGCTGGGGAGAGAAGGATGTGATCAGCGACTGAAAAGGCCTGGGAGCAGGTGAGTGGGTTCACTTCAGTTAATAGTCAGAGCTCAGAGCTGGATCTCTGTGCTGAGAAAGTGGTGTCCCAGCTGGGAGCTGGATGCTGTGGTGGTGGCAGCATGGCGGCAGTGGGGCACTAATCTTAGGCTCCTGAGGCTCTACTGCCCCCAGAGGGTCCCAAATCCCTCCAGACAGTTTAGAGCTGGAGCTAGGAAGGGGTCCTCTCAGTCTGTCCTGCTGGGAGGCCGCTGCAAGCTCAGCATTCCCAAGCTGCTCCCTTTTCCTCCCCACCAGCCTATGCAAGAGGTCGGGCTGCTAGGGCCCCATGGGCCCCCAGTTCTCTAAGCCAATCTCACTTGTATTCTCCAGCATTCTCGGGAACCCCAGTCTTCCAGGCAATCAGGAGCCCTGTAGACTCTTCCACTAATTTGTTTTTCCTGCCGCGTCCGTCTGTGCCTATCTCCCTATCTGGCTGAGTTAATGAGGTCGTTAAGATGTCAGGTTAAGAGACTTTTAAAAAGCGATATAGCCTAAAACAATGTTATCTCAGATTAAATCTTTACTGcagcaatttttatttatatataatattttttcgcTCCTGAGACACAGAAAGACTGGAGGCATTGGGTTGGAAATCAGAGTTCTCTGATCTCACATTGCCTGATGGCTgaagttcttaaaattttatttaaataaatgtttcggggtgtgtgtgtgtgtctctctcacacacacacacacacacacacacacaaacacacacacacaccccgaatCTGAGAGACAAAGAGCCTGAGGAATTCACCCTCTGTGGAGACTCCGCTACTGATATGGCTGCCAGTACTGTTCTACTCCATTTCAACTCTGGGTTAACTACCAAAGAATCCCACGCTGGGCAGTACAGATCTAGGAGGGAATAGATGAATCTCCCAGGAATAATGTTCATTCTCAATtccatctctcctttctctccccactCACCACCTTAACCTCTCTCCAAAACCCCTGTGTCTCTCCTGAGGTGGGAAGAATTGAAAATTAAATGTGTGTGTTTGGTCAGAAAAAGGACCTGAGTAGACAAGAGACCTGGGGCTCTCTTGATACCCCCACCCCTCTTGACTTGGGGGTACATGGGGTAGTCCCATGACATAGCTGTAGAGTCAGTGGAAGCTGGAGACTCAGTGGGGAAAGAGAATTCTATAGTTCTCCGAGGCATCCTTCCACTTCTGCACACAAATCCACATGAGGGCAAATGAGCGAGTCTTCCCACATGGAGGGATCCGCCCTAAGGCCCCAGAAGGGGGcgatggaaaagagaagaaagcttGTGCAGGCTCACTGGGGTTGCACTGGGACACCAGTGACCCAGGCAAGCACTGCGGTCCCTCTGAGTCCCTGTGAGCCCCAGTGTGCCACAGGGTGTTTAAGATGTCTCCCATGCACTGGATCAAATATGCCTGGATCAATTTTGGAGATGCCTCTTCCATAAAAGTAAGCAAGTGTGAGAATGGAAACTCCTAGGTGAGACAGGTATTGTGTGAGTATGTGTTCTGGGGAGACACACACTTCCCAGAGTTGGGAAAAAGTATGATTCTTTCCCTGATTGTGTTGGTTCCTTACCTTTCCTTCCTCTCAGAGTTGGCATTCTCATTGGGGAACTCTGTGAGACATTCCTGtgaaggtgtgtgtgtatgtgtgtttgtgtgtatgtgtgtgtgtagagccTCTAGTAGCCAGTGCAGAATTTCCTCAGCCTTttctgcc
It encodes the following:
- the HOXC13 gene encoding homeobox protein Hox-C13, producing MTTSLLLHPRWPESLMYVYEDSAAESGSGGGGGGGGGGGGAGGAGVGCSGASPGKAPSMDGLGSSCPASHCRDLLPHPVLGRPPAPLGAPQGAVYTDIPAPEAARQCAPPPAPPTSSSATLGYGYPFGGSYYGCRLSHNVNLQQKPCAYHPGDKYPEPSGALPGDDLSSRAKEFAFYPSFASSYQAMPGYLDVSVVPGISGHPEPRHDALIPVEGYQHWALSNGWDSQVYCSKEQSQSAHLWKSPFPDVVPLQPEVNSYRRGRKKRVPYTKVQLKELEKEYAASKFITKEKRRRISATTNLSERQVTIWFQNRRVKEKKVVSKSKAPHLHST